In one window of Arachis ipaensis cultivar K30076 chromosome B06, Araip1.1, whole genome shotgun sequence DNA:
- the LOC107646421 gene encoding uncharacterized protein LOC107646421 translates to MAPSSASGSSTDQTITVEKSISRTRFAELGINSWPKWACPPGKYKLKYNSQQTCHLVRGKVKVYSEDSSSPAVEFCAGDLVTIPSGLSCTWDVMASVDMHYKFEPSPAPSSPPHS, encoded by the exons ATGGCACCATCATCAGCATCAGGTTCTTCAACAGATCAAACAATCACAGTTGAAAAAAGTATTTCAAGAACAAGATTTGCAGAGCTGGGAATTAATTCATGGCCCAA atgggcttgtcctcctggGAAGTACAAGCTGAAATACAATTCACAACAGACATGCCATTTGGTGAGAGGGAAAGTGAAGGTTTATTCCGAGGACTCGTCTTCTCCGGCGGTGGAGTTTTGTGCCGGCGACCTTGTCACCATTCCCAGTGGACTCAGTTGCACTTGGGATGTAATGGCTTCGGTGGACATGCATTACAAATTTGAGCCCTCTCCTGCACCTTCATCTCCTCCTCATTCTTGA
- the LOC107645750 gene encoding single-stranded DNA-bindig protein WHY2, mitochondrial isoform X1, producing MLKLSRLLPSISGSSPRLLEPLSFTKPDPRDCLRHSAAFSTATNNKYAAKGYTSNRIFAPYSVYKGKAAFSLSPCLPTFTKLDSGAVVVDRRGSMMMIFMHSIGERKYDWENKQRFALSATEVGSLISMGPQDSCEFFHDPSMLSSNAGQVRKSLSIKPHASSNGYFVSLTVVNNLLNTKDYLSVPVTTAEFAVMKTACSFALPHIMGWDRMTHQSGGTVGLQSKVEPPALDLEWDK from the exons ATGTTGAAGCTGTCTCGCCTTCTACCTTCCATTTCCGGTTCCAG TCCCCGCTTACTGGAACCCCTCTCCTTTACAAAACCTGATCCTAGGGATTGTCTTCGCCATTCAGCTGCGTTTTCTACAGCTACCAATAATAAATATGCTGCTAAAg GATATACCTCAAATCGCATATTTGCTCCTTATTCCGTTTACAAGGGCAAAGCTGCTTTCTCTTTGAGTCCTTGTCTTCCAACTTTCACCAAGTTGGAT AGTGGGGCCGTTGTAGTTGATCGCCGTGGTTCAATGATGATGATTTTCATGCACTCCATTGGGGAGCGCAAGTATGACTGGGAGAACAAGCAG AGATTTGCTCTTTCGGCCACTGAAGTTGGCTCTTTGATAAGCATGGGCCCTCAGGATTCTTGTGAATTCTTCCATGACCCCTCCATGTTATCGAG TAATGCTGGTCAAGTGAGAAAAAGCTTATCAATTAAGCCTCATGCAAGCAGCAATGGCTACTTCGTGTCTTTGA CTGTTGTCAACAACCTGCTAAATACCAAGGATTACTTGAGTGTCCCTGTCACGACTGCTGAGTTTGCTGTGATGAAGACAGCTTGCAGT TTTGCATTGCCACACATCATGGGTTGGGACCGCATGACTCATCAGTCAGGGGGAACGGTTGGTCTTCAATCGAAAGTGGAACCACCTGCTTTAGACTTGGAATGGGATAAGTAA
- the LOC107646419 gene encoding uncharacterized protein LOC107646419, with protein sequence MKHVKDLLKRADMADARAMPTPMMSGLRLDASRAVFDRPTLYRSVVGGLQYATITRPDIAYAVNKVSQFLHSPLEQHWKAVKRILRYLAGTTNMGLEFHKSEDFRILAFCDSDWAADPVYRKSTTGYCVFLGSNIISWSSRKQVSVSRSNTEAEFRAVADAMTDTMWLQKLISEMHLP encoded by the coding sequence ATGAAGCATGTGAAGGACTTGCTCAAGAGGGCTGATATGGCTGATGCTCGTGCTATGCCTACCCCTATGATGAGTGGTCTTCGGCTTGACGCTTCAAGAGCAGTGTTTGATAGGCCAACTCTGTATCGATCAGTGGTTGGTGGCTTACAATACGCCACCATAACGAGGCCAGACATTGCATACGCTGTGAACAAAGTCTCGCAGTTTCTGCATTCTCCCTTAGAACAACATTGGAAAGCGGTGAAGCGCATCCTGCGCTATCTGGCAGGCACGACAAACATGGGACTTGAGTTCCATAAGAGTGAGGACTTCAGGATTTTAGCATTTTGTGACTCGGATTGGGCCGCTGATCCCGTTTATCGCAAATCTACTACAGGTTACTGTGTGTTCCTAGGATCGAACATCATCTCTTGGTCTAGCCGAAAACAAGTCTCAGTGTCCAGGTCCAACACTGAAGCGGAGTTTAGGGCGGTAGCTGATGCTATGACGGATACTATGTGGTTGCAGAAATTGATTTCTGAAATGCACCTTCCTTAA
- the LOC107646420 gene encoding uncharacterized protein LOC107646420 — translation MGILLLRKIRSCHYYHRRHRHRHHHHLIFFVFLILHTAVKVKSSTLNYTIYREVSSLRLERIQRHLDKINKPPILTIQSPDGDIIDCVHKRKQPALDHPLLKNHKIQVAPKVPKGMNVKKRGTTMEDVVSGGAWQMWHQNGTRCPKGTVPIRRSTVHDVLRAKSLYEFGKKKRSMAMSLSRRRIDAPDVVSGNGHEHAIAYTGSSQEVYGAKATINVWDPSIQVVNEFSLSQIWILSGSFDGSDLNSIEAGWQVSPELYGDSRPRLFTYWTSDSYQATGCYNLLCSGFVQTNSRIAIGASISPISSLDINFVKITDPKVGNWWMSFGDSTLVGYWPAELFTHLAQHATMVEWGGEVVNTRVTGQHTSTQMGSGHFAEDGFGKASYFRNLEIVDTDNSLSSVHEISTLAENTNCYDIKSSYSNDWGTYFYYGGPGNNPQCP, via the exons ATGGGTATTCTTCTTCTGAGGAAGATAAGGTCTTGTCATTACTATCACCGCCGTCACCGTCATCGTCACCATCACCACCTCATCTTTTTTGTGTTCCTTATTCTACACACGGCGGTGAAGGTTAAAAGCAGTACCCTAAATTACACAATTTACAGGGAAGTGAGTAGCTTAAGACTCGAAAGGATTCAACGGCACTTGGACAAGATCAACAAGCCCCCTATTCTCACCATACAG aGTCCAGATGGTGATATTATAGATTGTGTTCACAAAAGAAAACAACCAGCTCTAGATCACCCCCTTCTCAAGAATCACAAGATCCAG GTGGCGCCAAAGGTGCCAAAAGGGATGAATGTTAAAAAGAGAGGGACGACGATGGAGGATGTAGTGAGCGGCGGGGCATGGCAGATGTGGCACCAAAACGGGACACGGTGTCCAAAAGGAACGGTTCCGATACGGCGGAGCACGGTGCATGACGTTCTGAGAGCAAAATCTTTGTATGAATTTGGGAAGAAAAAGCGAAGCATGGCAATGTCTTTGTCACGGCGGCGCATTGATGCACCAGATGTGGTCAGCGGCAATGGCCATGAG CATGCGATTGCGTACACTGGATCATCCCAAGAAGTTTACGGAGCAAAGGCCACAATCAATGTCTGGGATCCTTCCATTCAAGTTGTGAACGAGTTTAGTCTCTCTCAAATTTGGATTCTTTCTGGTTCCTTCGACGGTTCTGATCTCAATAGTATTGAAGCTGGATGGCag GTCAGTCCGGAGCTCTATGGTGACAGCCGACCCCGTTTATTCACTTACTGGACG AGTGACTCGTACCAAGCAACGGGATGCTACAACCTTCTCTGTTCCGGTTTTGTCCAAACAAACAGCAGAATTGCCATTGGAGCTTCCATTTCTCCAATCTCTTCTCTTGACA TTAACTTCGTGAAGATAACG GATCCAAAAGTAGGCAACTGGTGGATGAGTTTTGGTGACAGCACATTGGTAGGGTATTGGCCGGCCGAGCTATTCACACACCTCGCCCAGCACGCCACAATGGTAGAGTGGGGAGGCGAGGTGGTGAATACACGTGTGACCGGCCAACACACTTCCACTCAGATGGGATCCGGGCACTTTGCCGAGGATGGATTCGGAAAAGCAAGCTACTTCCGGAACCTGGAGATCGTGGACACAGATAACAGCCTGAGCTCAGTGCATGAGATATCAACCCTAGCGGAGAACACAAATTGCTATGACATAAAAAGCTCCTACAGCAATGATTGGGGCACTTACTTTTACTATGGTGGCCCTGGCAACAATCCCCAGTGTCCTTGA
- the LOC107646422 gene encoding uncharacterized protein LOC107646422 — protein sequence MTLTDFFKSGPPRFNGNANALEADQWFREVEKFLYTQHVPEVQSVEIVTHMLEGDAQNWWQELCHTLQVELTDVPWNRFKTEFYGKYFLHAFRTAKELELMQMKQNDMSVADYTREFNNLCRFSKTCQGNPADYEEWKCTQYEKGLRRDIFNYVYPQKLPNFTELVKKSQLAEDCSMKWTLLQEGFGETTPEEPHRYGLGMCF from the coding sequence ATGACCCTTACTGACTTCTTCAAGAGTGGTCCACCTCGGTTTAACGGGAACGCCAATGCCCTGGAGGCTGATCAGTGGTTCCGAGAAGTGGAGAAGTTTTTGTACACTCAGCACGTTCCTGAAGTACAGTCAGTGGAGATAGTGACTCATATGTTGGAGGGAGATGCTCAGAATTGGTGGCAAGAGTTGTGTCATACCTTACAGGTGGAGTTAACGGATGTCCCTTGGAATAGATTCAAGACAGAGTTTTACGGTAAATATTTCTTGCATGCGTTTCGCACTGCAAAGGAATTGGAGTTAATGCAGATGAAGCAAAATGATATGTCCGTTGCTGACTATACCCGTGAATTCAATAATCTGTGCCGTTTCTCAAAAACTTGTCAAGGAAATCCAGCCGATTATGAGGAATGGAAATGTACTCAATATGAGAAAGGACTAAGGAGGGATATCTTTAATTACGTGTATCCTCAAAAGCTACCAAATTTCACTGAGTTGGTTAAGAAGAGCCAGCTCGCAGAGGATTGCTCCATGAAGTGGACACTGCTACAGGAAGGCTTTGGTGAGACTACTCCAGAGGAGCCGCACAGGTACGGACTGGGAATGTGCTTTTGA
- the LOC107645750 gene encoding single-stranded DNA-bindig protein WHY2, mitochondrial isoform X2, translating into MLKLSRLLPSISGSRDCLRHSAAFSTATNNKYAAKGYTSNRIFAPYSVYKGKAAFSLSPCLPTFTKLDSGAVVVDRRGSMMMIFMHSIGERKYDWENKQRFALSATEVGSLISMGPQDSCEFFHDPSMLSSNAGQVRKSLSIKPHASSNGYFVSLTVVNNLLNTKDYLSVPVTTAEFAVMKTACSFALPHIMGWDRMTHQSGGTVGLQSKVEPPALDLEWDK; encoded by the exons ATGTTGAAGCTGTCTCGCCTTCTACCTTCCATTTCCGGTTCCAG GGATTGTCTTCGCCATTCAGCTGCGTTTTCTACAGCTACCAATAATAAATATGCTGCTAAAg GATATACCTCAAATCGCATATTTGCTCCTTATTCCGTTTACAAGGGCAAAGCTGCTTTCTCTTTGAGTCCTTGTCTTCCAACTTTCACCAAGTTGGAT AGTGGGGCCGTTGTAGTTGATCGCCGTGGTTCAATGATGATGATTTTCATGCACTCCATTGGGGAGCGCAAGTATGACTGGGAGAACAAGCAG AGATTTGCTCTTTCGGCCACTGAAGTTGGCTCTTTGATAAGCATGGGCCCTCAGGATTCTTGTGAATTCTTCCATGACCCCTCCATGTTATCGAG TAATGCTGGTCAAGTGAGAAAAAGCTTATCAATTAAGCCTCATGCAAGCAGCAATGGCTACTTCGTGTCTTTGA CTGTTGTCAACAACCTGCTAAATACCAAGGATTACTTGAGTGTCCCTGTCACGACTGCTGAGTTTGCTGTGATGAAGACAGCTTGCAGT TTTGCATTGCCACACATCATGGGTTGGGACCGCATGACTCATCAGTCAGGGGGAACGGTTGGTCTTCAATCGAAAGTGGAACCACCTGCTTTAGACTTGGAATGGGATAAGTAA